One genomic region from Pecten maximus chromosome 5, xPecMax1.1, whole genome shotgun sequence encodes:
- the LOC117327480 gene encoding coiled-coil domain-containing protein 181-like isoform X1, with translation MSSGEQQRLYADEEDDLDKELDAFIEEKTEPDPVTETKEDKNVNEPSKNNIGSDSEGETDEKGQRETSGEKSTDDEWDEQELSEDQIRAMEELENLRNMDDGLPTEDPPEYDVTARVKQLNEELANDNTPTDKKRESRVLFKEDLVDLVAPPPDYGEGEDNPQQNQDSNTVSDKSEPTKNDSNTAPGAKRSDDKVLIERGGNFELVNADEVTADDMGLPLFDNDKENEGNNANGAGNTNSNSSSSFNRKPAPPSNPRPSTASGPSRRSVRPAQKPRAQSAGSRNSSINHSFPLNENYKSPYALSPKEKELLEQQNKQKEEQRKEDERRKKKEEEEKQNYNEDLFQSWLTKVRQRDKQRREKEEEEMKRNQKPDNRRYKDKQKNMGQDDDSLDDESDQNNQMYKEWVQSKTEQKKREKLLVKRQEQETNDGLIIRSRDDCDKAFRDWLRRKNTDLKRARAVEKQKARMMRIMARKARKTQALTKAVRQSNAFRYVDYYGYRF, from the exons GTCAATGAGCCATCAAAGAATAATATTGGCTCGGACAGTGAGGGAGAGACGGATGAGAAGGGGCAGAGGGAAACGTCTGGTGAAAAGTCGACTGATGATGAGTGGGACGAACAGGAACTTAGCGAGGACCAGATACGTGCCATGGAGGAGCTAGAGAATCTCCGTAACATGG ATGACGGACTACCTACTGAGGACCCCCCGGAATATGATGTGACTGCGCGTGTAAAACAGCTCAATGAAGAGCTTGCCAATGATAATACGCCAACAGACAAAAAACGTGAATCTCGAGTTTTGTTCAAGGAAGACCTTGTGGATCTTGTAGCGCCCCCTCCTGACTATGGGGAGGGGGAAGATAATCCACAACAAAATCAAGACAGTAACACGGTTTCAGATAAATCAGAACCTACAAAAAATGACTCTAATACTGCCCCTGGTGCAAAAAGGTCCGACGACAAAGTGTTGATAGAACGAGGAGGAAATTTTGAACTTGTAAATGCTGATGAAGTGACGGCAGATGACATGGGGCTTCCCCTGTTTGACAACGACAAAGAGAATGAGGGCAATAATGCTAATGGTGCTGGTAACACAAACAGTAATTCATCGTCATCATTTAACAGAAAGCCAGCACCTCCATCCAATCCCCGACCTTCCACAGCCTCAGGACCATCACGCAGATCAGTGCGACCTGCCCAGAAACCTCGGGCACAATCTGCAGGATCCAGGAATAGTTCAATTAATCATTCTTTTCCTTTAAACGAAAATTATAAGTCACCATATGCCTTGTCGCCGAAGGAGAAGGAGTTATTGGAAcagcaaaataaacaaaaggaGGAACAAAGAAAGGAAGATGAGCGACGAAAGAAAaaggaagaagaagaaaagCAAAATTATAATGAGGATCTATTCCAGTCTTGGTTGACAAAAGTCAGACAAAGGGATAAACAGAGAAGAGAAAAGGAAGAGGAAGAGATGAAAAGAAATCAAAAGCCTGATAAC AGAAGATATAAAGATAAGCAGAAAAACATGGGCCAGGATGACGATTCTCTTGATGACGAg tctGACCAGAACAACCAGATGTACAAAGAATGGGTACAAAGCAAGACAGAACAAAAGAAAAGGGAGAAGTTACTGGTGAAGCGACAGGAACAGGAGACCAACGATGGACTTATCATTCGATCACGAGACGATTGTGATAAGGCCTTCAGGGa CTGGCTCCGAAGGAAAAATACTGATCTAAAGAGAGCAAGAGCAGTGGAAAAACAGAAGGCAAGAATGATGCGAATTATGGCAAGAAAGGCTCGGAAAACACAGGCATTGACGAAAGCTGTTCGCCAATCAAACGCATTTCGTTATGTTGACTACTATGGTTACCGATTTTAG
- the LOC117327480 gene encoding coiled-coil domain-containing protein 181-like isoform X2 has translation MSSGEQQRLYADEEDDLDKELDAFIEEKTEPDPVTETKEDKNVNEPSKNNIGSDSEGETDEKGQRETSGEKSTDDEWDEQELSEDQIRAMEELENLRNMDDGLPTEDPPEYDVTARVKQLNEELANDNTPTDKKRESRVLFKEDLVDLVAPPPDYGEGEDNPQQNQDSNTVSDKSEPTKNDSNTAPGAKRSDDKVLIERGGNFELVNADEVTADDMGLPLFDNDKENEGNNANGAGNTNSNSSSSFNRKPAPPSNPRPSTASGPSRRSVRPAQKPRAQSAGSRNSSINHSFPLNENYKSPYALSPKEKELLEQQNKQKEEQRKEDERRKKKEEEEKQNYNEDLFQSWLTKVRQRDKQRREKEEEEMKRNQKPDNSDQNNQMYKEWVQSKTEQKKREKLLVKRQEQETNDGLIIRSRDDCDKAFRDWLRRKNTDLKRARAVEKQKARMMRIMARKARKTQALTKAVRQSNAFRYVDYYGYRF, from the exons GTCAATGAGCCATCAAAGAATAATATTGGCTCGGACAGTGAGGGAGAGACGGATGAGAAGGGGCAGAGGGAAACGTCTGGTGAAAAGTCGACTGATGATGAGTGGGACGAACAGGAACTTAGCGAGGACCAGATACGTGCCATGGAGGAGCTAGAGAATCTCCGTAACATGG ATGACGGACTACCTACTGAGGACCCCCCGGAATATGATGTGACTGCGCGTGTAAAACAGCTCAATGAAGAGCTTGCCAATGATAATACGCCAACAGACAAAAAACGTGAATCTCGAGTTTTGTTCAAGGAAGACCTTGTGGATCTTGTAGCGCCCCCTCCTGACTATGGGGAGGGGGAAGATAATCCACAACAAAATCAAGACAGTAACACGGTTTCAGATAAATCAGAACCTACAAAAAATGACTCTAATACTGCCCCTGGTGCAAAAAGGTCCGACGACAAAGTGTTGATAGAACGAGGAGGAAATTTTGAACTTGTAAATGCTGATGAAGTGACGGCAGATGACATGGGGCTTCCCCTGTTTGACAACGACAAAGAGAATGAGGGCAATAATGCTAATGGTGCTGGTAACACAAACAGTAATTCATCGTCATCATTTAACAGAAAGCCAGCACCTCCATCCAATCCCCGACCTTCCACAGCCTCAGGACCATCACGCAGATCAGTGCGACCTGCCCAGAAACCTCGGGCACAATCTGCAGGATCCAGGAATAGTTCAATTAATCATTCTTTTCCTTTAAACGAAAATTATAAGTCACCATATGCCTTGTCGCCGAAGGAGAAGGAGTTATTGGAAcagcaaaataaacaaaaggaGGAACAAAGAAAGGAAGATGAGCGACGAAAGAAAaaggaagaagaagaaaagCAAAATTATAATGAGGATCTATTCCAGTCTTGGTTGACAAAAGTCAGACAAAGGGATAAACAGAGAAGAGAAAAGGAAGAGGAAGAGATGAAAAGAAATCAAAAGCCTGATAAC tctGACCAGAACAACCAGATGTACAAAGAATGGGTACAAAGCAAGACAGAACAAAAGAAAAGGGAGAAGTTACTGGTGAAGCGACAGGAACAGGAGACCAACGATGGACTTATCATTCGATCACGAGACGATTGTGATAAGGCCTTCAGGGa CTGGCTCCGAAGGAAAAATACTGATCTAAAGAGAGCAAGAGCAGTGGAAAAACAGAAGGCAAGAATGATGCGAATTATGGCAAGAAAGGCTCGGAAAACACAGGCATTGACGAAAGCTGTTCGCCAATCAAACGCATTTCGTTATGTTGACTACTATGGTTACCGATTTTAG